The Ostrinia nubilalis chromosome 19, ilOstNubi1.1, whole genome shotgun sequence DNA window GAGCAACCTTCACTGCTTGACTTGCTGAGAAAAGTGAGCAATACTTGCTGCTAGACTTGGTGAGAAAAGTGAGCAATACTTGTCGCTAGACTTGGTGAGCAGAATGAGTAACTATCGCTGCTTGACTTGGTGAGCACACTGAGCAATACTTGCTGCTAGACTTGGTGAGCATAATGAGCATCACTTGTCGTTAAACTtggtgagcaaactgagcaacacTTGCTGCTAGACTTGGTAAGCAGACTGAGCAATACTTGCTGTTGGACTtggtgagcaaactgagcaaGTTTCGCTGCTTGACTTGGTGAGCTAACTGAGCAACGCTTGTCATTAGACTTAGTGAGCAAACTGAGCATTACTTGCCGCCGGAATtggtgagcaaactgagcaactCTCGCTGCTTGACTTTGTGAGCAAACTGAGCAATTCTTGTCGCTAGACTTAgtgagcaaactgagcaacgcTCGCTGCTTGACTtggtgagcaaactgagcaacaaTCGCTTGCAGCACATTCGTTAGTAGATGAGAGCATGCAATGCGCGTGCGTGACGGTGTACAACTGGGCCGACGGGCGCGGCGCCATCATCGGCGACTGCGTGTGCATCCCCGAGCCGCGGCTCAGCGTGCACAAGCGCGACTCGCCGGACTTGGTGAGCAACACTTAACGCTAGACTTACTGAGCAAACTGAGTGACGAGTATTACTTAATTTGCTCACCAAGTCTGTTGACTTATTAAGTCTGTTAAATTAAGCAACACTCGCCACTGGATTTGGagagcaaactgagcaacacTCACCTCCTGAGTTCTAGACTAGGTTAGCGGACTGAGCAATACTTGCTGCTAGACTTGGTGAGAAAATTGAGCAATACTTGCTGCTAGACTTGGTGAGAAAATTGAGCAATACTTGCTGCTGGACTTGGTCAGCAAACTGAGCAATATTTGCTGCTAGACTTGGTGAGCAAAATGAGCATCACTTGTTGTTAGACTTGGTGGAAAAACTGAGCAACACTTGCCGCGGAATTTGGGTGAGTAAACTAAGCAACACTTGCCGTTGGACTTGGTGAGCAAACTGGCCAACACTTGCCCCGGACTTGGTAAGTAAACTGTCTAAACTTGCTGCTGGACTTAATGAGCAAACTGAGCAAGACTTGGCGCCGGACTTTCGCTTTATATCGTGGATGCGAGTTATGTAATAGATATGTCACGTTGTATAACAGAATTGACGGACTCCGTGAGCAAACTCAGAAACCTGGCTGCAAGAATAAAAAcaacttttacaattttattacaattttttttactattattttacACTCTCCTAACTTGCTATTCctaacttagtattttaattttcCCCAGAAATACGACTTCAAATCGATACGCGTGAACAACCCGATGCAGATCCTTCTCAACGGGAAGCGAGTGGGCCGCAACCAGTTTGCTTGTACCAAGGTCACCAGCACCTACGAGATACACTGAGATTGTATGGTACGTGGATGGGATTGGGTGAGAGCGGCGCTGGGATTGGGTGAAACGACGCTAGGAATGGGTATGAAGGGTCCTACTGTTTTATAAGTTTAGCGCCTAATTTAGATACTAGATATATCtagatgatactgaataaacattttttctttctttctttctaatttagTCAGAGCCTGAGGTAACGAGCGGCAccggaggggtgacattgatatacactcggcatcaaataaaacgcacctcccgcaacaagcacttctcaaacgtaagcatccccacttcccaccaacattggttccatttaaaagcctagttctaaacttcatttcattaaagccttgggcagaccaaacgcggggcagtagcagcgcagtttgaatgcgggcccgcgcaagttgtaatacaagaaactctttgaagtatgtcacaccaaatttgaacgcgggcccgcgctccaaccgcgccgcactgcaactgccgaaatacaaacgaggcggcgcgggtgcgggacagaagcggcgcgaacgcgggcccgcgctgttgtattactatggcggccatattaccatgacacaccggacgcagggcggtagcagcggtaaagcggttttcgaatatttaaatttttgacaaccgtccgcgttgcaactgctttgaaactgcgctgctttcagtgtgcctcagctgcgctgcaactgacccgcactgcttctgacctgcgtttggtctgtggaagcctttaaggaaaggtttttaccccaaaaatgtgtttttagaagtCACTTctacaaaaaataggtagttacgcttgagccaacttttatggctataaaactgttaaattgggattaatgattaatcgctatccatctgtcaaaaaggacacgtaagatcattatttggttttataaccacaaaaattggtctaattgatcccagaggtgagccccaagtgaggccttttttcaagtcacatttatggtacctttgtttataaaaaaattgaatgtGTTTTACTCtatggatatttattgggctttcaaataacaccaatattgttggggcacaatgattatgtcagaagaaaatctttaaagttcgcgttgcggaaggtgcgatttatttgatgttgaataTATTATGGCGTGATATAGCATTAGCGTTTAaagttacaaaaacaccctcccgtgccgcttccatacctcaggcactgattaTGTTAATCGCTAGATCTATAGTATAATGTATGATGAAAATGTTGACACTTACAATGTAATTTTTTCCAACCTATTTAGAGATTGaagaaatttaatttatctgttgattattttattttctagaaTGTGCTGTCGATTTAGCGAGGGCTTCCGTAATTACGCTCACCATTTGGCACCACTGGCACGTAAAGTCCTACCATTCGCTACTGGCTAACACAGTGGCGCCACCTAGAATGATAAACTATAGAAAAGAAACATATTTTTCGAAATTATTTACGGTGAGCCGTCCTACAGACGATTTGAGGAGTTAAAATATGAAGTAGTaatggaataaaataataaatgactgGAATTTAGAATTTTCGATGGTATATCCTAGCGTCGCATGGTtgctattttttataaaaatgtttccATGTAACATGGAATGCATTGGGTTAAAATATGATATCAAATGAAGAGCTAtgcttatttaaacttttaactgGTGCATGCCACCATAATTATGCTTTATGCAGATACAATAAGTTTTAAACATTAAAGAGGCCAAAATGATTCGGAGGTGAATTGTTTTAGGCTGAGCGTAAGCGAGAAAGGGACGCAAATGTCACAGAACAGTATAGCACTAAGCAAAAAAAGGTCTTTACGTACCTTTATCGTTATATTGTACTTTCTTACAACATGTGGACGATATTTGCTTGATGACTGTTCTATGCTCATTTTTAGTCTTGAATGAATTTTAATACATTGATTTTTCCAATCTTTTAATTCCCAGTAAAACAGttaaaatttttcaataaaattatccatacaaaatatgtagtagaattttcttataatattttgatacaaACGGTAGATTGATACATTGGTCAAAGTATACAAAATCCATACAGGGTTGTCTATTATTCGTGATCATCACTTTTTGTACTATCGCCCTGAAATCAATCAAGGTTATTCGAATGGGCAGAATGTGTTTCTGACAAGCAGGAAATATGGTAAAATTGTCGTATAAATGACAACATTATCTATGAACAATGTCAATTTGACAGTCTTTCTATATttctacttttaacaaaaacaCTGCGACATTTTGACGTTGCTTTCATAGATAATGCTGCCACAGAATAGACTTATCTGTGTAGgtaaaatactatttattacacTACTCACTAAACTAAGTTAGATGTAAGTTATTATTCAGAAGCGAGAGAATTTGCTATGATGAAAAACTTTGACATAAAATttgaattaatgaaaaaaatgctaaaattgtttattgatattttatttgaacagtattatgTTTGTTAAACAAGAGTTTTAAATTACTAAAATgttaaattattacattatatTTAGGTTCATGTTTTCATGTCTTATTTTATGTGAAAAAATGACTTCAAAATATTTCCAAGTGTTAAAACTTCACCAAAACATTATGgcaaatttttattaattgtttagGCGGAATGCACCTCATATAACATTCATATCTtcttaaaatacatacatacataaatatggTACATACTTAATAGTgcacatttaatttaattaattctacTAACCTTTAGGCAAAGTTGTGAAACATTCCTAGTCTTTAATGAAACAATTTGTTAGTCCTTTACACAACATTTAATAGATGCGAtacaaaaatgtaataaaagtgctgtttttataaattgtattttatttcacGGTAACAATTAATGAGGACACAAACTAGCTACTTATAATACGTAACCATGATAGACTTTACTACACATATAATTAGGTAGAatactattagtccagtcaatgaatgccttaacgacggtgtagagagaaatccgtggaacacaatttctgacctcgggactttatttagcctagttaggtggtgaacatagcaaaagtccccgcccttagcccttgagccggcggggagaggggggtttaaaggtaccacttttcggtttttcgcttaatcctcggaaactatgcgtcctagtgacatgactactatgaaccaaaaaaagcttattcaatttgctacaggtgagaccgtcaagtttttctatatcttgtatagtttttgcggcatctgctctagaaggtctgtaaaattggaaattttatttttgtcttacatgttcccatcaggagaaaatcgactaaatcaacattgagcaaacactatagacatgcgggagcatgttaagcctagttccatggaggggactgcaccgtgcgtatatttagacgaaccaattagagccacttttgactcctcatcattcaaaaactactgtgcattaacacttcaaatttggctcatgtattgagacttggaagatatacatcagcttcaaatttcataaatatacctcaaacggttatttaggtattgacgttcaaaaatcgatatttagagcactactatctatctctatcacatgtgaaatgttaaaatttactggttttttatttgttcctttgtatttacataactacctttctggatgccaaatttgaaccttcgaggtcatctggaagtggttagaatttggtctataggtcagacatgtagatttttggacgtcaatatctaaagaaccgtttgaggcatatttatgaaatttgaaactgatgcatatcttgcaagtctcaacacatgagccaaatttgaagtgttaatgcacagtagtttttgagtgatgaggagtcaaaagtggctcaaagtgattcgtctaaatatacgcacggtgtagtcccctcgctggaactaggcttaacatgctcccgcatgtctagaatgattgctcaatgttgatttagtcgattttctcctgatgggaacatgtaagacaaaaataaaatttccaatattacagaccttctggagcagatgccgcgaaaactatacaattcatagaaaaacttgtctatctcatctgtagcaaattgaatatgctttttttgtttcaaagtagtcatgtcactaggtggcatagtttccgaggattaagcgaaaaaccgaaaagtggcacgtttaaacccccctctccccgccggctcaagggctaagggcggggacttttgctattttcacctcctaactagtctaaataaagtcctgaagtcagaaattgtgttctacagttttccatctataatgctttattgactggactatattatGAGTTAAGAATGATAGTTCTGGTACTTCTGTATTTAAATGTTGATTTGTAAGTCTTATTTACCTTTATTATTAGAGTCAAAAAGCTAACACCAAACGTCGTTAACTAATGAAATGCCGTTTTATTCGTCCTTGCAAATACTAAAGCTATATTCACATTGCGACGTGACATGTGCTCATAAATAATTTGTgactattttgaatattttagttacaataataaattaacactTATGTAAAAGGAATTTAAAGGTACTCCTTTAGCTTTAGCGTGTACAATGTACCTAATGATGATGCTTTGTCGTAAATCTTTGTACAGTCCACAGTACATCCGAAAGACTATATTTTTGTTCCAAGATCTCTCTTATTACAACTAATCAAATGCTGCTATTTAGCTTCATATGCTGTCTGtattctaagttgatatcacgCATTAACCTCCCACAGCTTCAAATCGTTTTCGAcaatctctgcgtacttttccGCCTTGTTTCTGtctttgaacaaaggcctcaaGGTCTTTAGATCTAAGCCTAGTAAGGCCCCGTTGTCTGCCCGTAAGAGCTCGTTGAGTTTGTACGCTAGATACGGGCTATAGTGCAGCTTGAGTAGACTTGGTCGAGAGTAGAGGTACTGGCTTTCGCGTAGATTCTTTTTGGCCCAGGCCTCGACTGTTTTGTTGCCGCTTG harbors:
- the LOC135081096 gene encoding tetratricopeptide repeat protein 5-like isoform X3; the protein is MQCACVTVYNWADGRGAIIGDCVCIPEPRLSVHQRDSPDLKYDFKSIRVNNPMQILLNGKRVGRNQFACTKVTSTYEIH
- the LOC135081096 gene encoding tetratricopeptide repeat protein 5-like isoform X2, coding for MQCACVTVYNWADGRGAIIGDCVCIPEPRLSVHKRDSPDLKYDFKSIRVNNPMQILLNGKRVGRNQFACTKVTSTYEIH
- the LOC135081096 gene encoding tetratricopeptide repeat protein 5-like isoform X1, which translates into the protein MQCACVTVYNWADGRGAIIGDCVCIPEPRLSVHKRDSPDLKYDFKSIRVNNPMQILLNGKRVGRNQFACTKVTSTYEIH